A window of the Myripristis murdjan chromosome 15, fMyrMur1.1, whole genome shotgun sequence genome harbors these coding sequences:
- the tomm20a gene encoding translocase of outer mitochondrial membrane 20 yields the protein MMGGRTSTLVAGVCAAVVVAYCIYFDRKRRSDPNFAKKLRERRRKQNASKQKAGLAKLPDLKDAEAVQKFFLEEIQLGEELLSQGDYEKGVDHLTNAIAVCGQPQQLLQVLQQTLPPPVFQMLLTKLPTISQRIVSSQSLAEDDVE from the exons ATGATGGGCGGGAGGACGAGCACGCTGGTGGCCGGGGTGTGCGCGGCCGTCGTCGTCGCTTACTGTATTTACTTTGACAGGAAACGGCGGAGCGACCCCAACTTCGCCAAAAAGCTACGAGAAC GCAGGAGAAAGCAGAATGCCTCCAAACAGAAGGCCGGACTGGCAAAG CTGCCTGACCTGAAGGACGCAGAGGCTGTGCAGAAGTTCTTCCTGGAGGAGATACAGCTgggagaggagctgctgtcaCAAG GAGACTATGAGAAGGGCGTGGATCACCTGACCAACGCCATCGCGGTGTGCGgccagcctcagcagctgctgcaggtccTCCAGCAGACGCTGCCGCCTCCCGTGTTCCAGATGCTGCTCACCAAACTGCCCACCATCAGCCAG AGAATTGTGAGTTCTCAGTCCTTGGCAGAAGATGAtgttgaatga